Within the Pseudarthrobacter sp. W1I19 genome, the region CGTGCGCGAGATTCCGGCGCCGGCGAGCAGCCTGAACCCTGCCGTTTCCCCGGCACTGGACACCGTGCTGGCAAAAGCGCTGCAGAAAAGCCGCGACGACAGGTTCCAGGACGCCGCCGCCTTCCAGCGTGCCCTGCGCGCTGCTCGGGCGGGGGTTCCGGTCCCGGCAATTACTGCCTCGGAGGCACCCACCGATCCCAATGACCACGTCCCCGCCCCCACCACAGCGCCCGTGACCGAAGCGTTCGCGGCAGCCGGCGCAGGCTTCCTCGATGACCCCCCAACCGGGCGCTTGGCTGCCCTGGGCACTACAGCCGACGACGGCGGCGCCACTGCCGCCGCTTACGAACCTTCAGCACGCGATGGCCTGCCCCTCGGCTTCCCTCCCGAGCGCGAGCGGACCGCCCGGCAGAAGTCCCGCCGTCGTGCCTGGATAACCACCCTGGTGATCTTCACCCTCCTGGTCCTCACCGGCGGCGGGCTGTGGGTGTACGACACCGTGAACCGTCCGGCACCGCCGCCGCCCAAGGTGCAGATCCCGGCTGTGGCAGCGCTGACCGAATCGGCGGCACTGCAGGAGCTCTACGGCGCGGACCTCAAACCAAAAATCGTGCGGCTGCAGCATGACACGGTGCCCAAGGGGACAGCCATCGGAACGGATCCGGCGTCCGGCACGTCCATGGACCCGGGCTCCGATGTAGTGCTGAACATTTCCGAGGGGCCCAGCGCCGTGAAGATTCCGGACAGCCTGCCGGGCAAGACCGAAGCGGCGGCCAGGGATATCCTGCGCCAAAGCGGACTGGCGGGTGCCCCGTCCACCACCACGGCCAACAGCGCCACTGTCCCGGCCGGAATTGTGATTACCACCAGCCCTGCCCCCGGGCAGATGGTAGGAGTGGGCACCACGGTTGAGCTGGTGGTGTCCACGGGCAAGGTGGCAATTCCGGAACTGCGCGGCCGGACCCGCGAAGAAGCTGAAGCGGCACTGAAGGAACTCAGCCTCGTACCAGCGGTCACGGAGGCGGAGAACGCCCAGGTGGAGGCCGGCAGGGTGACGGACCAGAGCGATCCCGTTAACTCCGTGGTGGAGCAGGGAAAGACTGTCAGCATCGTGGTGGCCAAAGCCCCGCCACCGCCACCGTCCCCCACGCCTACACCGACGCCCACCTCCACAAAGAAGGGCTAGCGGCGGGCCGAGCCGGCGTGCTTGGCGAAGGCTAGTGCTGGATGAGCGGGCTCAGCTTCGCGGCGCGCGCCGCCGCACCCTTCATGCCCAGGGACTCAAGCCAGTTCCCCAGCATCTGGTAGCCGCCCTCGGTGAGCACGGACTCGGGGTGGAACTGCACACCGCACAGCGGCGCGGTCCGGTGCTGAAGCCCCATCACCACGCCCGACGCGGTTTCCGCGGTGACTTCCAGGACATCCGGGAGCGTTTCGCGGACGGCGGCCAGCGAATGGTACCGGGTGGCCGTGACGGGGGAGGGGAGCCCGGAAAACACGCTGGTCCCGATATGCTCCACCAGCGACGTCTTGCCGTGCATCAGTTCGGGCGCGTGCGTCACCTTGCCGCCGAACGCCTCCGCCAGCGCCTGGTGTCCCAGGCATACGCCGAACATCGGCACACTGTTCTCGCCGCACCATTTGATCAGCTCGATGCACACCCCGGCCTCTGCAGGGTTGCCGGGGCCCGGCGAAATGAGGATGCCGTCGCGCGTGCCGGCCAGTTCGATGGCCTCGGCGAGGGTGACGTCGTCGTTGCGGACCACTGTGGTCTCGGCACCGAGTTCCTGGAGGTAGCCCACCAGGGTGTAGACGAAGCTGTCGTAGTTATCCACCACGAGGATCTTGGTTGTGGTCATGGCTGGCTTGCGGAACCAATCGTTGAGTCGGTGAATTGGGTGTACTCGGACATCCACGGAAAAAGGAACTGAACCATCAATACCAGTGCGACGGCGACCAGCACCAGCGAGATGACGATCCGCAGCCACAGCGGCCCGGGAAGATGGCGGAAGATCCAGGCGTACATGCTCAGCCCCGTCCCGTCGCTGCGGCTACCTGGGCTGCAATCTCCGCCGGCGGACCGGCGGCGGCAGGGCGCCAGTTGTCCAGCAGCGCATAGGCGATGATGCGCTCTTCAGCACCAAAGCGGGGGTTGCAGCTGGTCATGGTGAGGAAGCTTTCGGTGGGGACGACGCCCGGCTGGGTGGGCACCGGCTCCAGGACGTCGGTTCGGGAGGGCATCACGATCTGGTTGTTGCGGAAGACGTAGATGTAGAAGCCGTCCTTCGTCTGTACGTAGATCTTGTCCCCGGGCACCAGCGTGTGGATGTTGTCCAGCACGGCGCCGTGCGTCTGCCGGTGGCCGGCAACGGCGAAGTTCCCCACGGCACCTGGCATGGCGGTGTTGCTGTAATGCCCCAGCCCCAGGGTGTCCAGCACATCCTGGCTGGTTCCCTGCACAATGGGCCGGGTGTAGTTCGGACCGAACCGGGGAATGTACATAATGCCGATGGTGCCGGCATGGCCGGGCGGGGTCCCCACGGCAGGAGGGCCGAAATCTTCGGGGGCGGCCGGGGCCGGGGCCTCCGGAGCGGCAGGTTCCGGGCTGCCCAGATCCTGGGCGAACTCCTTGATCACTGCGCTCTGCTTGGCATCCGATTCAACGTTGGTCCACCACAGCTGCCAGGCGACAAACAGCAGCAGGACCACCCCGGCGGTGATGAGCAGCTCACCCAGTACCTGGATGGTTCCGCGCAGAAATACGACGCCGGCACGCGGCGCAGCGGCGGGCCTCGCCTTCTCCTGCAGTACCACGCATTCTCCTCGGGGCGGTTGCGGCGGGCACTGGTGCCCCATGAACTACGACTAGAATTGGCTGCTAGTAAGAATCCAGATTTGACCAAGATCGCGCAGACCGCTGGCAACTTCCTTCTTGCAGGATATCAAGCCCGGAACGCCGAGCTTGCCTCAGCCCGCCAAGGAGAGCCAGTGCCCGAGTCAAAGCCTCGCAAGAAGACCGCCAGCACCACCGCGCAGGCGTCTTCGCAGACCTACAAGCCCAACCCTGTCTGGTTCAAGCCGGTCATGTTCGGCCTGATGATCATTGGCCTCCTCTGGATCATCACCTTCTACATCAGCGAGGGCCGCCTTCCGGTCCAGGCATGGGAATCATGGAACATCGTGGCCGGCTTCGGCATCGCGATCGTCGGATTCCTGATGACCACGCGGTGGCGTTCATAGCCGGTGGCATCCATGGCGCCTGACAGCGGCGCGGTGCTGGGGGAGGACGGACTGGCCCGTCCCCTGTGGGCTTCCACCGACCCCCTCCTGCGCGAGTACTACGACACTGAATGGGGCCTGCCAGTCACCGACGAACAGGGACTCTACGAGCGCATCTGCCTTGAGGGCTTCCAGGCCGGGCTCTCCTGGGCAACCATCCTCCGCAAGCGCCCCGCATTCCGTGCGGCCTTCGCGGCCTTCAACCCCGACGCCGTGGCGTTGTTCACCGAGGCCGACGTGGAGCGCCTGATGCAAGACCCGGGCATTGTGCGGAACCGGCTGAAGATCCGGTCTGCCATCACCAACGCCCAAGCCACCCTCGCCCTGCGGCAGGACGGTGGCCTGGTGGACTACGTGTGGCAGTTCAAGCCCGCACAGACGCCCCGCCCGGCCTTCCACGCAGATATTCCCACGCAGTCCCCGGAGTCGATAGCGCTGTCCAAGGCGCTGCGGAAAAGGGGATTCGCCTTCGTGGGACCCACCACCATGTTTGCGCTGATGG harbors:
- the pknB gene encoding Stk1 family PASTA domain-containing Ser/Thr kinase, with product MNESARTPLHREDNLPVDSQRVLSGRYELGGLIGRGGMADVYRGLDTRLGRTVAIKLLRPDMARDPQFQARFKREAQSVAALNHPSIVAIYDTGEHMVHDGSDDNVRVPYIVMEYVEGRTIRELIRANEVSINQAIDYCLGVLGALEYSHKAGIVHRDIKPANVMYCDGTDSVKVMDFGIARAIADSSATMTQTQAVVGTAQYLSPEQARGETVDARSDLYSAACLLYEMLTSRPPFVGDSPVSVAYQHVREIPAPASSLNPAVSPALDTVLAKALQKSRDDRFQDAAAFQRALRAARAGVPVPAITASEAPTDPNDHVPAPTTAPVTEAFAAAGAGFLDDPPTGRLAALGTTADDGGATAAAYEPSARDGLPLGFPPERERTARQKSRRRAWITTLVIFTLLVLTGGGLWVYDTVNRPAPPPPKVQIPAVAALTESAALQELYGADLKPKIVRLQHDTVPKGTAIGTDPASGTSMDPGSDVVLNISEGPSAVKIPDSLPGKTEAAARDILRQSGLAGAPSTTTANSATVPAGIVITTSPAPGQMVGVGTTVELVVSTGKVAIPELRGRTREEAEAALKELSLVPAVTEAENAQVEAGRVTDQSDPVNSVVEQGKTVSIVVAKAPPPPPSPTPTPTPTSTKKG
- a CDS encoding aminodeoxychorismate/anthranilate synthase component II produces the protein MTTTKILVVDNYDSFVYTLVGYLQELGAETTVVRNDDVTLAEAIELAGTRDGILISPGPGNPAEAGVCIELIKWCGENSVPMFGVCLGHQALAEAFGGKVTHAPELMHGKTSLVEHIGTSVFSGLPSPVTATRYHSLAAVRETLPDVLEVTAETASGVVMGLQHRTAPLCGVQFHPESVLTEGGYQMLGNWLESLGMKGAAARAAKLSPLIQH
- a CDS encoding class E sortase; the protein is MVLQEKARPAAAPRAGVVFLRGTIQVLGELLITAGVVLLLFVAWQLWWTNVESDAKQSAVIKEFAQDLGSPEPAAPEAPAPAAPEDFGPPAVGTPPGHAGTIGIMYIPRFGPNYTRPIVQGTSQDVLDTLGLGHYSNTAMPGAVGNFAVAGHRQTHGAVLDNIHTLVPGDKIYVQTKDGFYIYVFRNNQIVMPSRTDVLEPVPTQPGVVPTESFLTMTSCNPRFGAEERIIAYALLDNWRPAAAGPPAEIAAQVAAATGRG
- a CDS encoding cell division protein CrgA; protein product: MPESKPRKKTASTTAQASSQTYKPNPVWFKPVMFGLMIIGLLWIITFYISEGRLPVQAWESWNIVAGFGIAIVGFLMTTRWRS
- a CDS encoding DNA-3-methyladenine glycosylase I yields the protein MAPDSGAVLGEDGLARPLWASTDPLLREYYDTEWGLPVTDEQGLYERICLEGFQAGLSWATILRKRPAFRAAFAAFNPDAVALFTEADVERLMQDPGIVRNRLKIRSAITNAQATLALRQDGGLVDYVWQFKPAQTPRPAFHADIPTQSPESIALSKALRKRGFAFVGPTTMFALMEAIGMVDTHLLDSHRRGSSGIWPASDA